CAGCACCACCCATTCGGGGACGTTGGTGGCCCAGATGGCCAGGTGGTCGCCCTTCCTTATCCCCAGCTTCAACAGCCCCTTGGCCACGCGGTCGCACAAGCGGTCGAACTCCCGGTAGCTGTAGCGCAGGCCACGGTCGGGGTAGACCAGGGCGTCGTTGTCGGGAAAGCGGCGGGCGATCGTTTCGAGCAGTCCGCCCACGGTGTAGTGCAGTGTCTCGGCCATACGTCGAATCCTCCGGGGATCAATTCGCCAGCACCTGCGTGGCTGCACAAGCTACCAGCGTCAAAATATAACTATCCGTATTTAAATGAATTTTTGAATATCACGCCCTCCCCGTTCCAGTCAATTCAAAAAACGCGGCGCCGGCCCGGCCGAGACGGCCCGGGCGGAGGGAGGGAACATCATAGCCCGATTGCGGCTGGATGGGAAATAGGCAGTTGCTGCGGTCATGATTTTTTTCTAGGCAGAAAGCTAAACCCCCTGTCCCCATCCGGCCCGCCTCCCGTTCCCACACCCTTGTCCACAGCGCTATCCACAAAAGGTGTGGATGCCGGTGCAGCAACAAAACAACGAGGGGCATGCCGCAATACGGCATGCCCCTCTGGTCTGCACGGCGGCGACGGGCGCAGCCGTCACCCTTCCTCGTCGTACTGACAGTCGAGATCCTCGTCGGCGAGCAGCCCGGAACAGTCGGGACAGACCGCCTCGCCGGTGTCCTCGGTCACCAGCAATTCCTCTGCCTCGTAAAGCAGCGCGCAGCGGGCGCAGCGTTTGTCGGTCATGGGCACCTCCTTTTTCCCCTCTGCGTTAATTCTAGCGAACCGCCGGCAGATTTCCAGCGATTCGGCTCCCCACCTGTCAGCAGGGCATTTCCGCATTCCGGCGGGAATAGTACCACCAGGTCATGGCGATGCAGGTGAGATAGAAGCCGACGAAGCCGTAGAGTGCCGCTTCCGGGCCGCCGGTCAGGGTGATGGAAGTCCCGTAGCTCTTGGGGATGAAGAACCCTCCGTAGGCGGCCATGGCGGAGCTGAAGCCGAGGACGGCGGCGGCCTCCTTATTGGCGTCCTTGACCGCCTGTTCCTGCTCCTGCAGCCCCGGCCCGGCCGCGGCCCGCTGCCGTTCGGTCAGGAAGATCACCGGCACCATGCGGAAGGTCGAGCCGTTGCCGATCCCCGTCGTGACGAAAAGGACCATGAACATGGCGAGGAAGCCCCAGAAATTGCCGCCGGCGCCCCCGGCCGGGAGGAAATAGAGCACCCCGAAAACGGCAGCGGCCATGGCGATGAAGTTCCAGAACGTCACCCGCGCCCCGCCGAGCTTGTCCGCCAGCCAGCCGCCGACGGGCCGGATCAGGGCGCCGACCAGCGGCCCGAGGAAGGCGTAGCGGGTCGGATCGATGGCCGGGAACTGGGTCTTGATCAGCATCGGGAAACCGGCGGCGTAGCCGATGAAGGAGCCGAAGGTGCCGAGGTAGAGCCAGCACATCAGCCAGTTGTGCTTGCGCCGGAAGATGACCGCCTGGTCGCGAAAAGAGGCCTTGGCGGTAGCCAGATCGTTCATGCCGAACCAGGCGGCCAAAGAGGCGGCGATGATGAAGGGTACCCAGATGAACCCGGCATTCTGCAGCCAGAGCTGCTTCGTCACGTCTCCCTTGACCCAGGTCTGCGACTCCCCTCCCAGCGCCCCGAAGACCCCGGCGGTGATCACCAGCGGCACGACGAACTGAACCACGGAAACGCCCAGATTCCCCAACCCGGCGTTCATGCCGAGGGCGGTACCCTTCTGCGCCTTGGGAAAGAAGAAACTGATGTTGGCCATACTCGAAGCGAAATTGCCGCCGCCGAAACCGCACAGCAGCGCCAGCACCAGCATGACCGCGTAGGGCGTGGCGGTGCTCTGCACGGCGAAACCGATCCCTAACGCCGGCAGCAGCAGGGAAGCGGTTTTGATGGCGGTCCAGCGCCGGCCGCCGAAAATCGGCACCAGGAACGCGTAGAAGATGCGCAGCGTCGCTCCGGAGAGGCCCGGCAGGGCAGCGAGCCAGAAGAGCTGGTTGGGGCTGTAGGTGAAGCCGAGATTGGGGAGGTTGACCACCACGACGCTCCAGACCATCCAGACCGCAAAAGCCAGCAGCAGGTTGGGAATGGAAATCCAGAGATTGCGCATGGCGATGCTCCGGCCCCGCTCCTCCCAAAAGACCGGGTCCTCGGGGTTCCAGACGGTCAGAAGGTAGGTGGATGGCGCGGCGGTCCTGATTTTGGGCTGAACGTCTTTGTTCATAGCGGCCTCCAATGCCGAGTTGTTCACTTCGGAAAAGGTTTTATCCCGTGTTTCGCCTGCTCTTCAGGACGGGTGGTGCAAGGGTGGCGGCTGCACCCCTGGGACCGCACTTTCGGGCAGCCCGACGTCGGCTCCTGAAACTTTCTCTGCTGCGGCGGCCGCCTCGGCCTCCTTGCCGGTCGAGGCGATCAGCCTGAGCGTCTTCACGCCGCGCACTTCGGTGGTGTACATCCAGATCAGGGACCAGCAGGTCGTGGCGAAGAGGAGCATGAAAATGCTGCTGTTGATCCCGGTGAAGTCGACGAGCATGCCGAAAAGGATGGGGAAGAGGAACCCGCCGAGACCGCCGATCAGGCCGACGATGCCCGAAATGACGCCGATGTTGTGCGGATATTCATCGCCGATGTACTTGAAGACCGACGCCTTGCCGAACCCCCAGGCGATGCCGACGATGAAGAGAAGCGCCGTGAAGAGCCAGACATTGAGACCCAGGTCGAGAGTCAGTTCGCCCCGGATCGTCTTGATGATGACCTGGTGCCGGGGATAGGAGAGCAGAAACAGGGCCAGACAGGAGGTCCACATGACCCACCAGGTGACGGTATGGGCGCCGAGCTTGTCCGACACCCAGCCCCCCAGCGCCCGGATCACCCCGGAAGGGAGCACGAAGATGGCGGCGATCAGAGCGGCGGTCCGGATGCCGAAGCCGTATTCGCTGATGTAGTATTTGGTCATCCAGAGGGACAGGGCGACATAGCCGCCGAAGACGATGGAATAGTACTGGCAGTATTTCCAGACCCGCACGTCCCTGAGGGCGGCGAGCTGGTCGCGAAAGGTGACATGCTCGCCCACCCTGTGGTGCGGCTCGGAATAGGTGAAGAGCCAGAACAGGACGACCATCACGGCCATGGCCGCGGCGTAGACCTTGGGGACCGCCTGCCAGCCGTAGGCCACCACCAGGCTGGGCGCGACGAACTTGGTGACCGCCGCCCCGGCGTTGCCGGCGCCGAAAATCCCCATGGCGAAGCCTTTGCGCTCCTTGCTGAACCAGCGGCCGGTGTAGGCGATGCCGACGGAAAAGGCGCCCCCGGCAACCCCGACGAACAGGCCGAGGAGCAGAAACTGCCA
This genomic stretch from Desulfuromonadales bacterium harbors:
- a CDS encoding NarK family nitrate/nitrite MFS transporter, translated to MNKDVQPKIRTAAPSTYLLTVWNPEDPVFWEERGRSIAMRNLWISIPNLLLAFAVWMVWSVVVVNLPNLGFTYSPNQLFWLAALPGLSGATLRIFYAFLVPIFGGRRWTAIKTASLLLPALGIGFAVQSTATPYAVMLVLALLCGFGGGNFASSMANISFFFPKAQKGTALGMNAGLGNLGVSVVQFVVPLVITAGVFGALGGESQTWVKGDVTKQLWLQNAGFIWVPFIIAASLAAWFGMNDLATAKASFRDQAVIFRRKHNWLMCWLYLGTFGSFIGYAAGFPMLIKTQFPAIDPTRYAFLGPLVGALIRPVGGWLADKLGGARVTFWNFIAMAAAVFGVLYFLPAGGAGGNFWGFLAMFMVLFVTTGIGNGSTFRMVPVIFLTERQRAAAGPGLQEQEQAVKDANKEAAAVLGFSSAMAAYGGFFIPKSYGTSITLTGGPEAALYGFVGFYLTCIAMTWWYYSRRNAEMPC
- a CDS encoding nitrate/nitrite transporter, which codes for MATYKQKQLSVLTMNTTAFTVCFAVWVMFSIIGIPIKTGLQLTDTQFGLLAATPILTGSLIRLPLGMWTDKFGGRIVFAVLMLSTIIPIWMISMATRYWQFLLLGLFVGVAGGAFSVGIAYTGRWFSKERKGFAMGIFGAGNAGAAVTKFVAPSLVVAYGWQAVPKVYAAAMAVMVVLFWLFTYSEPHHRVGEHVTFRDQLAALRDVRVWKYCQYYSIVFGGYVALSLWMTKYYISEYGFGIRTAALIAAIFVLPSGVIRALGGWVSDKLGAHTVTWWVMWTSCLALFLLSYPRHQVIIKTIRGELTLDLGLNVWLFTALLFIVGIAWGFGKASVFKYIGDEYPHNIGVISGIVGLIGGLGGFLFPILFGMLVDFTGINSSIFMLLFATTCWSLIWMYTTEVRGVKTLRLIASTGKEAEAAAAAEKVSGADVGLPESAVPGVQPPPLHHPS